The following coding sequences lie in one Stigmatopora argus isolate UIUO_Sarg chromosome 5, RoL_Sarg_1.0, whole genome shotgun sequence genomic window:
- the LOC144074743 gene encoding uncharacterized protein LOC144074743, which translates to MFVHFCLGLLALTSWTAASDPECGELVGHLQDADMEPGKFIFHVGTSDNQDYLDELKKTNSFWIKLSPIPNTENFSMATGDKTDGKCTYETLTASYSNISSTMDVHYVYQEETHHEQYLKTCPDCILLIDKMTWRLPNQRLLKGRFLLLLTKTGTLDDAQLEIFKKQAACLNFQKELHFGSDTDLCPEESG; encoded by the exons atgtttgttcatttttgtttagGTCTGCTGGCTCTCACTTCGTGGACTGCTGCATCTGATCCAGAATGTGGAGAACTTGTTGGACATTTACAAGACGCGGACATG GAGCctggaaaattcatttttcatgtgGGAACATCAGACAATCAAGATTATttggatgaacttaaaaaaactaaCAGTTTTTGGATTAAACTTTCACCTATCCCCAACACTGAAAACTTCTCAATGGCCACAGGAGACAAGAC AGATGGGAAGTGCACTTATGAAACCCTTACTGCTTCTTATTCAAACATCAGTTCAACAATGGATG TCCATTACGTCTACCAAGAGGAAACCCATCATGAGCAATACCTCAAGACGTGTCCAGACTGCATTCTGTTGATTGACAAGATGACGTGGAGGCTTCCTAATCAGAGACTCCTAAAAGGCAGATTCCTATTGCTGTTGA CAAAGACTGGAACACTGGATGATGCGCAACTGGAGATTTTTAAGAAACAGGCCGCCTGCCTGAATTTCCAAAAAGAGTTGCATTTTGGAAGCGACACTG ACTTGTGTCCAGAAGAGTCAGGATAA
- the LOC144074742 gene encoding uncharacterized protein LOC144074742: MSARVLVVLLVFTSLCAASEPDCKELLKPLQLDNHSPVFGKWVLHVSSWDEPDLKNDLVAVNSSWIELSPSTQNGVISLYWADHLNDNKCLQGSADVTVSGMTSHATFNINNHTSYHEGKYYATCADCLLSEDTTLLPDGKSKGRYLFLFTRNGELEPSELDTFKKQAACLNFPSEYHFSHTDLCPDERKIQVEETSSSTK, from the exons ATGTCTGCACGGGTGCTCGTTGTTTTGCTCGTCTTCACCTCCCTGTGTGCCGCATCTGAGCCTGACTGCAAGGAACTTCTTAAACCTTTGCAACTGGATAACCACAGCCCT GTCTTTGGCAAATGGGTTCTCCACGTGAGCTCGTGGGACGAGCCGGACCTGAAGAATGACCTGGTGGCAGTGAACAGCTCGTGGATTGAATTGTCACCATCTACACAAAATGGCGTCATTTCCCTCTACTGGGCCGACCATCT GAACGACAATAAGTGTCTGCAAGGGTCAGCTGATGTCACTGTCTCTGGAATGACCAGTCACGCCACCT TCAACATCAACAACCACACTTCATATCATGAGGGTAAATACTATGCAACCTGTGCCGACTGTCTCCTGTCTGAAGACACCACCCTCCTCCCAGATGGCAAATCTAAGGGCCGTTACCTGTTCCTCTTTA CCCGAAATGGAGAACTGGAGCCATCTGAATTGGACACCTTCAAGAAACAAGCTGCGTGCCTTAATTTCCCCTCAGAGTACCACTTTTCGCACACAG ACCTGTGTCCGGATGAGAGGAAGATTCAAGTGGAAGAGACCAGTAGTTCAACAAAGTAA